A single genomic interval of Macadamia integrifolia cultivar HAES 741 chromosome 6, SCU_Mint_v3, whole genome shotgun sequence harbors:
- the LOC122080938 gene encoding RING-H2 finger protein ATL39-like, with product MSSGGGSGGGGNYGNYGNYPMNSNGSGSWTGVVLTLILSLLIAITLVIVLYLIAWCLIRRSTTRRRFRINRLIHEATIMRTHPQEPPNSGLDPSVIDSLPVFAYKELINNQHDHDKNGSRECAVCLSIFQDEEMIRFLPNCKHFFHVDCINIWLRSNTTCPICRCSTTSQSLAPPAEPPPHDHNMGSEVVLPSPPLASPVVISDS from the coding sequence ATGTCTtctggtggtggtagtggtggcgGTGGCAACTACGGCAACTACGGCAACTACCCTATGAACAGTAACGGCAGTGGAAGCTGGACGGGAGTCGTTCTCACCCTCATCCTCTCTTTACTTATAGCAATCACATTAGTCATCGTCCTCTACCTCATTGCATGGTGTCTAATAAGGCGGAGCACTACAAGGCGTCGTTTCAGGATTAATCGGCTAATCCATGAGGCCACAATCATGAGAACACACCCACAAGAACCACCCAATTCCGGCCTTGATCCATCGGTAATTGATTCGCTACCAGTTTTCGCCTACAAAGAGCTTATAAATAACCAACATGATCATGACAAGAATGGGTCAAGAGAGTGTGCAGTTTGTTTAAGTATATTTCAAGATGAAGAGATGATTCGGTTTCTACCAAATTGTAAGCATTTCTTTCATGTAGACTGTATCAATATATGGTTGAGATCAAATACCACATGCCCCATTTGTCGGTGTAGCACCACCTCCCAATCTCTGGCTCCGCCGGCGGAGCCGCCGCCCCATGATCATAACATGGGTTCTGAGGTAGTGCTACCATCTCCACCTTTGGCTTCTCCAGTAGTAATATCAGATTCATAG